The Vicia villosa cultivar HV-30 ecotype Madison, WI unplaced genomic scaffold, Vvil1.0 ctg.000205F_1_1, whole genome shotgun sequence nucleotide sequence aaatcaatagtaaatttttttatataaaaatatttaaatcaataatagattttttcccgtataccatttttgaattaaaatttttggatcataagtaccatttttcatatagaaaaatatttagatcaataaaaaaaaatttcccgtagacaaatattatttatgtttaggtatcgtttactaaaatatctgaatcaatagtaaatttttgtatataaaaatatttagatcattaatagattttttcccgtataccatttttgaattaaatttttttggatcataaatactatttttcgtatagaaaaatatttaggtcaattatagattttttcccatatacaatattatttatgtttaggtatcatttataaatatatctggatcaatagtagatttttgtatataaaaatatttagatcattaatagattttttctcgtataccatttttgaattaaatttttttggatcataaatactatttttcatatagaaaaatatttagttcaattattgatttttcccgtatacaatattatttatgtttaggtatcatttataaatatatctggatcaatagtaaatgttcgtatataaaaatatttaaatcaataataaatttttcccgtataccatttttgaattaaattttttgggATCATAAttactatttttcatatagaaaaatatttaggtcaattatagattttttcccgtatacaatattatttatgtttaggtatcgtttataaatatatctggatcaatagtaaatgttcgtatataaaaatatttaaatcaataataaatttttcccgcatatcatttttgaattaaaCTTTTTGGGATCATAAacaccatttttcatatagaaaaatatttagatcaattatagatttttctcgtatacaaatattatttatggttaggtaatgtttacaaaaatatctatatcaatagtaaattttcgtatataaaaatatttagatcaataatagattggtttcccgtataccatttttgaataaatttttttggatcataaatatcattttccgtatataaaaatatttagatcaataataaattttttccgtatacaaatattatttttgtttagatatcatttataaaaatatttgagtgaatagtaaattttcggataaaaaatatttagatcaataatagattttttcctgtataccatttttgaataaattttttttaatcataaataatatttttcttatataaaaatatttagatcaataatagatttttctgatacaaatattatttatgtttaggtatcatttacaaaaatatatgaatgaatagtaaatttttgtatacaaaaatatttagatcaataataatttttttcccttatattattttttattaaaattttgtggatcataaataccattttttttaaagagtAAATGGAGTATAGAGAGATTAGGGTAGAAAACTAAAaaggtgaagagagagaaagaattgtgaaaataaattataatatagttgaataaaatattaagataTGATGGACAATTGTGTGGATAGACCAAAAAACCAACAATTTTAATAGGTGTACAAAAAGTAAGGAtgggtaattttgtaaaaaccagagccacttattttcttatattatagattataaaAACTCATATAAATCACATCTACATAGGAAACTTTGCTGCAAGGCAAAGATGATTCTTCTTGTGTTGAGTGAGTCCTGGCCACCTTTCGGTATCAATATCTTCTTTTAACAATCCATGTGGCAATTTCCAATCAAAGGAGTGTAAAAGATTCGCAAGAATAAGTTCTAATGATGCAACTCCCATAGACATACCTGGACAAATTCTACGGCCAGCTCCAAAGGGAATTAGTTCAAAATCTTGCCCGAGAAAATTAATAGAACTTTCTAAGAATCTCTCCGGATAAAACTCTTCCGGCTCTTTCCAAATATTAGGGTCTCTTTGAATTTCCCAAGCATTCACATAAACTATCGTCTTTGCAGGAATTTGATAACCACCTATGATGCACTCTTCTCTCGATTCTCTTGGCACAAGCAATGGGGCTGGTAAATACAATCTCAATGTCTCTTTTATCACTGCTTTCAAATAGATGAAATTGTGTATATCATCTTCATCTAAAAATTCTTTTTTGGATCTTGAATTTCGAATCTCTTGTTGCACTTTTTTAATTACTCTTGGATTTTTTATTAAGGCGGTCATAGCCCAAACAACTGTCGCTGATGTAGTATCTGTCGCAGCTACAAGCATGTCCTATATAGAAATCATTGACAGTTTATATAAGAGagtaacaaaaatttaaaacatcaaatttgaaatatatatGAATCAAGAGAATTTACCATGAGGACTCCTTTGATATGATCAAAAGTGAGATCAATTGAAAACAAACGTTTCTTCATTAATTGGAGTAAAACATCAACAATAACCTCTTCATCTCCATGTTCTCTATTAGGATCCAAATGTTCATCAATAACCTCTTGGTAAAACTCATCCATCTCCTTGAAATTTCGTTCAAGGCGCGCACGAAGTCCAGACAACTTATCAATCCAACCCATGAATGGAATATAATCAGAAACAAAGAAAGCTGTCAACATATCCTCAAACTCATGCAACATCCCATGGAACTTACTCCTTTCTGTTCCTTCATCCTCATACCTCCTCCCGAAAGCAATCCTACAGATTATCGTACTTGATAGAGAAGTTAATAATTCACTCAAATTTGTAACAGCCGAAGAAGCAGCATGATTAGAAATCTTTTTGATCATTTGCTTCACCTCAAACGTTCTTACAGATGAATAAGATGCCACACGCTTGGCACTAAATATATGAACAACACAAGTTTTTCTTATATCTCTCCAAAATTCACCATATTGAGAAAACACAATTTCTGAACCATTATAAGATAGTTTTTGCTGACCATATACTATAGGTCTATTAGAAAACACAAGATCATTGTTCTTAAATATTTCTTTGGCAAGTTCAGCTGAAGAAACAACTATAGCTTGTCTTACACCAAGTTGAAGAGAAAATATTGGTCCATATTTTTTTGAGAggtttgaaaattgaagaaaaagattGGAATTGTCTAGTTGATGAAGGTTCCCTATTATTGGCAACCCTCTAGGACCAGGTGGATAAGGTGCACTAATGGTTCTTTTACGTCTCTGAAAAAGAAGAAGTAGTGGAAATGTACTTAGGAACAAAATAAGCAAAATTAGTGATAACATATTGTTACCAATTTGAAGAGGAAAAATGCTTTAGTTCTTACCTTCAATGTAGAATAATATATAGACacccaacatatatatatatatatatatatatatatatatatatatatatatatatatatatatatatatatatatatatatatatatatatatatatatatatatatatatatatatatatatatatatatatatatatatatataaaactaacTTGGTTGAAGCTTCTAGTTGAATATCATAAAATGTTAGATATCCACACAAATTTGGAACTTGCAGATAAGATAAAGTAGGCGTTGTTTAATAATGCATATGTCAGTATAATCTATGAGAAAAAATTCTAATTTtcacaaattttataattatagttcttttaattttatattaaaaatacagtcattatatttaataaaaaatttaatggaAATACAGCAATTGTATAAAAGAATTTTATACAATCaattaatcataaaaattaaatgtttgaagacatttaatttttattttaatcatctaTAAAATAATGCAAACGGATGATAGTTTGAcgttgtaaaatatttttttgtgtgaCACTTATATTTATTCCATTTCTAAAAGAAAGTTCATGTGGATAGGAGCAATTAACTCAAATTTGGACTAAAATAGGTTTCAATTAATAAATGATTATGTTGTTATCTACAGATTTGGACAATATTCTAATGTTATACGACGCCTGGTGGAGTTTTTTTGATATTTGGTCCATCAATTTTTGATGATGGTGTCcataaaaaagttattttaagTTTTATCAATAAAAGATACAACCTTTAGATGAAGTGTACAATCAATAATAAATCAAATAGaggaattattattaaaatatatatgtattttatttcGGCGCGAAATGTACTTAATCTCGACTATAAAAGTGAGATAACATAGAGCGTCATAAAAAATAGTACTTTATCTCTCGGTTATTAAAAATCCGAGAAGTAAGGTTATATGCACATGAATTCAATCTCCAGAAtctacatttttattattttcagtacTAGATAGCGCGTTCAATATTATACCTTGGTGTTATGTAAAATTGAGGTAATAGCTAAAGTTTTAacctcaatttaaaaaaaaaaactgaggGCATAAGATTTTTTTTAGTATTATCATATGCACCTGTATTACATAACTATATCATAGAATATATAACATATTATATAGAATTGAAACATAAATATTGTACATTTTCCCAAGTTCTCAAACAGAAACATTTACCACAAATATTCATTGTTTACACCAAATGAAAACCTAAAATCTATAATGACACAcactttataattttataacaaaactaaaacaaatgattAACCAACAAAAGCAATaaccaaaatagaaagttttgtAGGTTGTCATCACCTGTAATTTGAACAACATTTGAAATTAATTAGGATAATCAACAAGAACTTTAAATCTTTAGTACAAGGAATAGGAAAAATAAAATGAGTAATTATAAATTACTAAGTGatataaaatatttacttattaGTTTTCTCATATCCCCTCTTTTTGATCAGGACGAATAGCATGCACATCATTTGAATCATTTTTTTAGATGAATGACGTACATGTGTTGCGAAACAAGAGGTCTGATAGTTAAAATCCTGATTTTCATCAGTACTATTAGGATGATATTTTCCATGAAGAACAATTGATCATCTAGTGTTAGAAGGATCAGTGACATAGAAAACTTGTTTTGCTTTGGATGCCATGATGAATGATTTTTTCATATAAGTTACCTTTCGAAGATCAACTTGTGTGGATCATAATTCATCGGTTTCTACACTCGTGTTACTGTCAATCCACTTGCACTTAAATAAAGGCACTTTAAAAGTAACATAGTCAATCTCCAAAATCTCCTCAATGACCCCAAAGTACGCTCTGCTAGTAGatgatttttatatttggagCTAGAATAGTACATGAATTCATCTTCAaccataaccccactattttgcaTGGTGTTACAATCATCCTTTGACTTTGTATAgaataaaaatttagtaatgtcgTATGCAGTCCAAGTAATTACATCAAACTTAGGCATACGTGACAATCATTTAATCGTATCAGATGCATTACTCTCTTTAGAAACATTTTCATCAAACAAAGTTATGAGAGTTTTGTTATGCTCTGTCAACAACCATCTTTCATTCATCCGGGGAAATTTTTCATTTATAAGACTTTTGTGGGCGGTCATGTATGATTTAACTTGACTATGGTTATTCAATATATACCAATGTGCTTAAAGAACTACTTCTCGGTCAAATGTCTTAACATTTAAACCTTGAATACCTCTACCGTCATAACATCCATCATGACGAGACTCAGGAATTCCTATAGAGTTCGATTCTGACAAATAGTTTGTACAAAACTCAATAGCTTCTTATTTGATGTACCGTTGAATAATCGAAACATTGcaacaaaaagtgtttttaacctcGAACACAAAATGGATATAATCTCAGTTACACAGGCGAGGTGACCAAGGGCAACATGAAATGTTGCCACTTATCACCTCGGTGATTTAAACACCAATGGGAAAAGTGGCACTAGTCATGAGTTCGATCCCTAACAACATcattttttggattttcaaaACTGCGCTACTTTTACCTCGATTTTTAACAGTAATCGAGGGGCAAAGCCctgtttataaaattttaattttaacctttTTATTTTTACGTTTTAATCTGCAAAGCACTAATTTTTTTGACAAATTCTAAATCTTTCTCATGATCAGCAGCAACATATATAACAACAactaacaaaaacaaaactaatagaatccttaaacattaaatctcacaacaaaaacaacaacaagaagaaaAACAACAAAATCCAGGAAATCTTTAAAtgttaaatctcaacaacaacacaaacaaaatcaatagaatacttaaacattaaatctcaacagCAGAAGTAACAACAACAAAAGCCATGAAATCTTTAAACGTTAAATCtcatcaacatcaacaacaatgataaataaacaaaatcaataaaatcgTTTAATACTAAATTTCtacaacaacaatattaaacaTTTTACTTGATACAACTACAACTAacattaaacaattttaacaTAGAATTACTAGATAAAAGATTACATTAAGAAACTAACCTTGAAATATTTTCCTACTCTTGCTTTCATTATCATTGTTTACAATATGTTAACTTTAAATTTCAGTACTTTGCATCCAAGATGGATAGTTGTGGCATTAACATTTTGATTGGCTAGTGAgagtttcacgcggatcactaatgttTCATGTGGATTGATGAGTTGGCAATGTCTTGATCATGGTTACTTTATAAATAGACGAAAAAGATTCGTTActtaattttttcaataaaattggttataaataaaaagattttaaaaaaataaaatacgctACTTTATCCTTCTGTTTTTAGAAAATCTGAGGTAATAGGTCataaaaattttttaaaatgtttttagagGTGATATTGgtcatgggttcgatccccagcaaCTTCATTTTTCGAACTTTTATAAAGTAACCATGagaatcatgagattttaagccaacTAACTTTAGATCATTCATTGACACAAGTTTCTTCATATTTGATGAGTACCCTTGGAGAAATTCGATACCCTGTAAACAAtcacaaaaacaaatttttttcttttttagacaTAGTGTGACATGCCGGAGGAAAATAGGTTTTATTTCCTAGTTCTTTTAGGGATAATTATTGTCGTATACCCATCACTACCATATCTTCACGGGATTTCTTAGTATCCTTTGTCTTGCCTTTATTATTAAGAAGTATTTCAATCAAATTATCACATACATTTTTCTCCACATGCATCACATCAAGACAATGTCTTACATGAAAACTAGACTAGTATGGAAGATCAAAGAACACCGACCTCTTTCTTTAAATACTTTTCTCCAcaagctttctttgtttcttTACAATGACAACATTAATAAGTTATTGTCTTTTATAAACTTCATTCTCTGTTAAGGGCTTCGGAGCGATATCAAACTCTTTATCTCCATTAAAAGCCTTCTATAATCTACGGTATGGATGATTAGGTCTTAGAAATTTTAGATTCCCGACCAAGATAAATTATGTTTTTTCCTTTTTGTGATTGGTGGTGACATGTATCAAATGTGATGAGAGAACAGGGCTAAAAAAGAATGATGTTTTTCCATCCTCATTGGAGAAGAATGGTGTTTTTTCGTTGGCTGGAGAAGAATAGTGTTCTTTAGTTTACTAGGACTCAAAAAGTGAATGAGATAGACTAAAAATTAACTCTGAAGGAATAAAAAATTTAGAGAGTTTTTATCTCAGTTTTCTTAAAAATCGAGGAAACATATCCGACGTAAAATCTATAATAAATAAAGGCGCATTTTTGGTTCTAaaaggaataaaatatttagagagTTTTTATGTCGATTTTCTTAAAAACCGAGGGATCATATCCGACGTAAATTTGGATAAAAATAAAGGCGCCTTTTtggttttaaaaggaataaaaaactTAGAGAGTTTTTATCTCGATTTTCATAAAAACCGAGGGATCATATCCGATgtaaaaatttgtaaaaaaaataatggCGTCTTTTAggttctaaataaaatataaaattccaGGAGCTGAGAATCAAAGCACAAACCCTAACTAACTTTTTATGTCAGTTTTGGTGATAATCAAGGGAAcagattaatttaaaaatatatatataatacatagTGCACTTTATGTCATTTGACATCAATTTTTCAATTGCTGAAATGAAAAATTtttcatgaaaaatattatttatagtagtaAACATGAAGTTTCAAGGTTGTGaaaaggaggaagtgagagaatTCGTTTTTTTTTTCCAAACTATGAAGAGGAAAAATGCAAGTAAGTAGGTCTGCCAGGGAGTGATTTGATGGGAAAGGATGGGTGCAAAATTTGGGTTCTcgagaaaaaaaggaaaagaaaaagtcaTTTGCAGAAAGTAGTTTATTAAAAAAGTAGTGTACAAAAGGTAGGATAAGAAGCAAAATATATGGAGGAAAAAGTGCTATGCAAAAGGTAGGAAAAGTAGTATTGGTACGTGCATCATGTTTTGAATAAAAGTTCTTTTGAAAAGGTAGGAAAAGAAGTAAAGTAAAAGTGCAAAATTGGAAGGAAGTAGAAGAGCATAGCCACGTGTCAGGTCATATTGCATAGAAGGGCAAAAAAGGTATTTCAAGAACAATCAATTTTCTTATAAGATAGATTTATTTTGGAAGTATAATTTTGGACTATCTTTTTAGCAAAATAAGTGTCAGTTAGGAAAGTCGAGATGCATATGTGATAAATCCGTAATTGCATTTTCAAACTAAATTtaaaggattttttttttaaattaggggTGGTAAAATAGGTTTGGCCTATTGGATATGTCCGTTTTGCCCCAACTTTTGTGTCGGACAGGACAAGGTTTTAGGTGAGGATCCACTCCATTTCTTAAAAAGACATGGAtggtccattactatagttttgtgtgcataaagttaaataaatagtaaatatgtGTCATATGTCTTAAAAGTACATGTAATATACacataaaactatagtaatggaaaaGAAATGGAGTTTAAGAAAGGGAGTGAATCCTTACTCGTTTTAGGTCCTCACTCTCAAATGTGATCGTCCCGTCCCATCTGATTTTATATGTGGGCATGaccattaacataaattttgtatttttaagctTAAAAAGTACAGTGTCGACGGGCTTAGTCTgtccgccctcacttttttgcggggcagtCAAAGTTTTAGTCTCGCTCCCTCAACTATGACCGTCCTATCCCACCTTATTTTTTGGTGGAATTTTACGGGGCAGACATGTCCGTTTTCCAACCCtaggttttattttgtttttatccttatttttatCTTTTGTGCATTAAATGATGCATATGGATGAGGTGATTTTTGATAGCAGATAAAACATAGGATACAATAAGAGAATCTCTCACTCCATCTATTCTATTGGTGTTCTCATGTACCATGTGTTTTTAAAAATATCCCTTGTTTTTGGAGATGTATTTTTAGAAGTATCTTTTTAACGTTGTTTAAACGGTTCCGTAAATGCACCTACGCAACAACTcaatgttaaataaaaaaatgtgctTCCAAAAATACATCTCTAACAACATAGGGCAAAATGAAATTTTGCCAAATTTCTAAGAGCATTATAGAATGGATTGAGATATTGTCTATAATAATTATCATAACTAGTAATCGGAGAATGTGGTGTGGTGTTGGATTGACATGCATCTTTGAAGTTTACTGGGGTGGGGTGCGTGTTTTTAGATTGAGCTGTTACATGTGTCAGCTGGTAATAACATGAAAATGTGCTTCTGAACGCAATTCAAATACATCAAATTTatacttttaaatatattatgaAGGTATATTTtcgaactatttttttaacaaaacaaggtgTGACTCAGTTAGGAATGTCTGAGATGCGTATAAGGTGAATTCGTAAATGCATTTTCGAActaaattttgagaaaaaaaggaGTGAGACTCACTTTGGACgcgttttgataaaaaaaattgtacgCTTAAAAATACACTTCTGTATTCTGTAGAGCATTTTTTAAATTCCTTATAATGTTATTCACCCACTTCAGACAGATAAACAATTCCGTAAATTTATTTTGTGCACTACTCACCATCATTTAGTATACTAATATACAATTTAAAGATAACTAAATTGAGACTCACACGATGCGCGAGACACtgctaagttttttttaaataatattggattatatgtatattttaattttatttaatataatgagAATTGTAATTGAGACGATAAGATGAATAGAATAAAAGAgagaaaacaatttaaaaaaaaaaagtttgaattatACAAATGATAAATAAGATGTTGCTATTTAAGTcttaaaatgacaaataaatattaaaaaaaattcgataattttatttatatttcctttttttttcaatattttaaaaaataataaatctttattattttatgaatgagAGAAATTCCGCATTCGAACGACTCAGATTCTATGCAGTCATTCATCACCgtcaaaattttaataattatgtttcatatcttttttcccaataattttaaaaatgttaaatacTCATCATTATTTTAGATTCGAGCGACTCAGACTATATAAAACAAACCATCATAGTCAAAAAtttcaataattttgttttctttatcattttttttactgcaatattttataaaatgttaaatcTTCATCATATTATGAATGAGAGACAAAGTCaccaattaaaagataaaaaatcatttattacAATAAAATTATTCACGCAatcttaataaaatttaatacaaAAGTAAAAATGTATCCTTCGACTAAATTTTTGTTAGTAGTTAATTGTATTGTTTTTTCTAAACAAAAGTTGTATTATTTATATTGACTTAAATATTTTACCTATATAGAGTAAagagatataattaattttatctttCAAGAATATATTAATAATGATTAAATAGATGGAaagattgcaagaaaaataattaaactatttttttaagtttataaattattttatattgaagtTATTAGTAATTAATTGTTAAAGTAATAGATTTTTGTAGTTATTGGGTGTTGAACTCATGCTATCTATCTAAtagagaaataattttttttgaaaactgaagATGAATTTTTAGATGTGCCACCTAGAAATATATTTGACGAGACATAAATTTTTAATGATGTAACAAAAATAAAACTATgtgacataatatatatatatatatatatatatatatatatatatatatatatatatatatatatatatatatatatatatatatatatatatatatatagggagcgtatccggtgagaactgatattttTATGAGAAATAAGAACTATTGATATCAGCCATCAGATAtaattaacgtttaagatttattGATTCCATATTAAGAGCACCTTACTGGATTTTTATCAATTATgatcaatatttaaaaattccataaataaattatcttttcaaaagaatatttttatttctttaattattagaGTATTATCAAAATAAGAGAATTTTTTCTGAATTATAACACTTAATATTTAAATGTTatcacaatattttttattttcactataATTCTAACTCCATTTTAATTtgatctataatttattttgattgaagtaaattattttatttataatatattattttattcttcataattgattttgaattgttcattatttaactttgaataatactatgaatataaaatttaatttatacttaAGAATTCATAAACTTTTATTCTtcacataattataaatataacttGTTATTAATTTGTCACTTTTAACTAAAAAACTTAAGAATGTAAATTTATTACtgatattttgatttggatgatttatttatttttaaattaaaattttttttgcaTGCCATACTATTTTatccattttaaatatttttttaaaaatctattatttatatttgtatttgattaaaaatgttgaagaaaatgaaattattacttatatttaaatttaattgatttatttatttgaaagttcgaaatattttgtttttgcaaGTTATTATTGCggctattttaaattaaaacacattATTGATTTACCagatatattttaatttgattaaaagttttaagaatgtaaaattattaaatatatatagatttggttgaattattaacTTGCAAGTTTggtaatttttcttttaataaaatttcAACGATCATcaccatttaaaataaattatatttgtgttaaaattttaataattaaagcaagtaaaaacaatttgaaataatatctttttatgaaaaatttaaatACTGAGCATACTAGATAAAAAGACAATAATATACTATTTGTATGGAATTAATAAATCTTAAAAGGgataaatatgattaaaatattatttattcaatcataagattaaattatatttatcacCGATGTTCTAATCTTATTTGATCAAATAATAGCACATTAGTATAAACAAAAATTGTGATAACATTAAAATATTAAGTGTAATAATTCTGAAAAGGATTctcttattttgataatattttaataattagagaagtagaaatattcttttgaaaagataatttatttatggaatttttaaatattgatcATTATTGATAAAAATTCAGTAAGGTGCTCTTAATATGGAATCaataaatcttaaacgttaattaTATCTGATGGCTGATAtcaatagttctcatttctcataaaaatatcagttctcaccggatacactcccatatatatatatatatatatatatatatatatatatatatatatatatatatatatatatatatatatatatatatatatatatatatatatatatatatatatatatatatatatatatatatatatatatatatatatattatgagaactgagaacttttaataataaccgtacaatttaaaatcaatgctcagatttgtatttatgtgatatgtatttaaagcacaatctatctattaattattgtctcttaaaatttgaatgaaatctgaggcattgattttaaatcatacggttattattaaaagttctcagttctcataataaccaaagttgTCATTTGATACGTTCCATAACTTAGTTGAATACTCGAGCTGAATATCATAAAATGTTAGATATCCACATAATTTTGGAAATCGCAGATAAGATAAAGTGGCCATTATTTAATAATGTCATATGTCGgtataaatatataagaaaaaaattctaattttcacaaatttataattttagttcttttaattttatattaaaaatacagtCCGTCATATttagcaaatatatatatatatatatatatatatatatatatatatatatatatatatatatatatatatatatatatatatatatatatatatatatatatatatatatatatatatatatatatatatatatatatatatatatatatatatttattaaacaaATTCATGTGAATAGTAATAATTAACTCCAATTCGGATTAACATAagatttatattaataaatatattatgtatc carries:
- the LOC131625300 gene encoding cytochrome P450 83B1-like; translated protein: MLSLILLILFLSTFPLLLLFQRRKRTISAPYPPGPRGLPIIGNLHQLDNSNLFLQFSNLSKKYGPIFSLQLGVRQAIVVSSAELAKEIFKNNDLVFSNRPIVYGQQKLSYNGSEIVFSQYGEFWRDIRKTCVVHIFSAKRVASYSSVRTFEVKQMIKKISNHAASSAVTNLSELLTSLSSTIICRIAFGRRYEDEGTERSKFHGMLHEFEDMLTAFFVSDYIPFMGWIDKLSGLRARLERNFKEMDEFYQEVIDEHLDPNREHGDEEVIVDVLLQLMKKRLFSIDLTFDHIKGVLMDMLVAATDTTSATVVWAMTALIKNPRVIKKVQQEIRNSRSKKEFLDEDDIHNFIYLKAVIKETLRLYLPAPLLVPRESREECIIGGYQIPAKTIVYVNAWEIQRDPNIWKEPEEFYPERFLESSINFLGQDFELIPFGAGRRICPGMSMGVASLELILANLLHSFDWKLPHGLLKEDIDTERWPGLTQHKKNHLCLAAKFPM